In one Staphylococcus lutrae genomic region, the following are encoded:
- the ccsA gene encoding cytochrome c biogenesis protein CcsA: MEEAFFIRFHEIILLGYLLSMGCLVIDVFQKNYRIQNIGFYALGIVWFCQTISLTMFVIWQKRLPLTSLIESFYVLTWLILTITFVMSVLRHSEFMVALLNVIGFIFMTIHTFHPRQFKEDGARLTAMNELLFIHVSLALLSYVVFAVAFVNAIIYLIQYRNLKEKRFTQNYFRMSSISTLEKMVFYSSLIGVMIMFISLVLGIQWGMISIGYMIFLDLKVISSIVILIAYSLFITLRLTRKFKQPFLMNFNIMLFLCCMINLIVITQLSSFHQWTGL, from the coding sequence ATGGAAGAAGCGTTTTTTATACGTTTTCATGAAATAATTTTATTAGGCTATTTACTCAGTATGGGCTGCCTTGTTATCGATGTTTTTCAAAAGAATTATCGGATACAAAATATTGGGTTTTATGCTTTAGGGATTGTTTGGTTCTGTCAAACAATCTCTTTAACTATGTTTGTGATTTGGCAAAAGCGGCTCCCTTTGACATCTTTAATTGAAAGTTTTTATGTGTTAACTTGGTTGATTTTAACCATTACATTCGTCATGTCTGTGTTACGTCATTCCGAATTTATGGTTGCTTTACTCAATGTCATCGGCTTTATCTTCATGACCATTCACACCTTTCATCCACGTCAGTTTAAAGAGGATGGTGCCCGATTAACTGCGATGAATGAATTGTTATTCATCCATGTTTCATTGGCATTATTAAGTTATGTCGTTTTTGCCGTTGCGTTTGTAAATGCTATTATATATTTAATACAATATCGCAATTTAAAAGAAAAACGATTTACACAAAATTACTTTAGAATGAGTAGTATTAGCACGTTAGAGAAGATGGTGTTTTACAGTTCACTCATTGGTGTGATGATCATGTTTATTAGTCTTGTATTAGGCATTCAATGGGGGATGATTTCAATCGGTTATATGATCTTTTTAGATTTGAAAGTCATCTCTTCTATAGTCATTTTGATTGCATATTCGTTATTTATTACATTAAGGTTAACACGTAAATTTAAGCAACCTTTTTTAATGAATTTTAATATTATGTTATTTTTATGTTGTATGATTAATTTAATTGTTATCACGCAATTATCTTCGTTTCATCAATGGACAGGACTTTAA
- the hemA gene encoding glutamyl-tRNA reductase: protein MYLIVVSVNHRTADVSCREQLSFQDENMIHAHETLFETKSILENVILSTCNRTEVYAVVDQIHTGRYYIQRFFARQFNIDLDKIKAITEVKTEDAAVEHLFSVVSGLDSIVLGETQILGQMREAFFTAQEAGTTGTIFNELFKHAITFSKKAHHQTDIADNTISVSYGAVELAKKMFGKINKKRALVIGAGEMAELSVLNLKGAGVTQIIVINRTYSRAQKLAAKHHVKAVEWSHLADVLLTSDIVISSTSAEQFIITKDMLEMCHSLTKTSQKVMVDIAVPRDIEPAEMSHTELFIYDVDDLKGLVDANLRERQNAAKEIAARIPAEIEKHNEWVRMLGVVPVIRALREKAMLIQQETMESLNRKLPNISDRERKVISKHTKSIINQMLKDPIKQAKEISNDKHAETKLSLFEEIFDLDVADSYQSQAIEKKKHMLQDKIMSLET from the coding sequence ATGTACTTAATAGTAGTGAGTGTGAATCATCGGACAGCGGATGTCTCATGTCGTGAACAATTATCGTTTCAGGATGAGAACATGATACATGCGCATGAAACATTGTTCGAAACAAAATCAATTTTAGAAAACGTGATTTTATCAACGTGTAACCGTACAGAAGTGTATGCAGTTGTCGATCAAATTCATACGGGGCGATATTATATTCAAAGATTTTTTGCAAGACAATTTAATATTGATTTGGACAAAATTAAAGCAATCACTGAAGTGAAAACAGAAGATGCAGCAGTCGAACATTTGTTTAGTGTTGTTTCAGGATTAGATTCCATCGTGTTAGGTGAAACACAAATATTGGGTCAAATGAGAGAGGCATTTTTTACTGCACAAGAAGCTGGAACGACAGGTACGATTTTTAATGAATTATTTAAACATGCGATCACATTCAGTAAAAAAGCCCACCATCAAACGGATATTGCTGATAATACAATCAGTGTGTCATACGGTGCGGTTGAACTCGCTAAAAAAATGTTTGGAAAAATCAACAAAAAAAGGGCATTGGTTATCGGTGCAGGAGAAATGGCTGAACTATCTGTTTTAAACCTTAAAGGCGCAGGAGTTACTCAAATTATCGTTATCAATCGAACGTACAGTCGTGCTCAAAAACTGGCGGCTAAACATCATGTTAAAGCTGTTGAGTGGTCACATCTCGCTGACGTATTACTCACGTCAGATATTGTCATTAGTTCAACGAGTGCGGAACAATTTATCATCACCAAAGACATGTTGGAAATGTGTCACAGTCTGACTAAAACGTCACAAAAAGTGATGGTAGATATTGCGGTACCGAGAGATATTGAACCTGCAGAAATGTCACACACAGAATTGTTTATTTATGATGTCGATGATTTAAAAGGACTTGTCGATGCAAATTTACGTGAGCGTCAAAACGCTGCTAAAGAAATTGCGGCACGAATTCCTGCAGAAATTGAGAAGCACAATGAATGGGTACGCATGTTAGGTGTTGTTCCTGTTATTCGTGCATTGCGTGAAAAAGCAATGCTGATTCAACAAGAGACAATGGAGAGCCTTAACCGAAAATTACCGAACATTTCTGACCGTGAGCGTAAAGTGATTTCTAAACATACGAAAAGTATTATCAATCAAATGTTGAAAGATCCAATTAAACAAGCAAAAGAAATAAGTAATGACAAACATGCAGAAACTAAATTGTCACTTTTTGAAGAAATCTTTGACTTAGATGTTGCAGATAGTTATCAATCTCAAGCGATTGAAAAGAAAAAGCATATGTTACAAGATAAAATAATGAGTTTAGAAACATAA